The Candidatus Hydrogenedentota bacterium sequence TTTGGCGCAACAAGACGGAACGGAAGCTCTATTTAACCGGCGGGATTGGCGCTTTGCATCGCGGTGAACAATTTGGCAGTGATTATGAGTTGCCCAATGCCACAGCCTACGCAGAGACCTGCGCCGCCATTGCGAATATCTTTTGGAATCACCGCATGTTCTTGGCTAAGGGTGAAGCCAAATATATGGATGTCTTGGAACGTGCTCTCTACAATGGCTTTCTTTCAGGAGTAGCCCTCACCGGAGACGCCTTCTTTTATGTCAATCCGCTGGCATCAGACGGCGTTTCGCCCTTTAATCAGGGCGCTTGTCTCCGACAACCGTGGTTTGGCTGCTCTTGCTGTCCCACCAATATTGTACGTTTGCTGCCCTCATTGCCAGGATATATCTATGCAGTAAAAGAAGACTGTGTTTACGTGAATCTGTATATGGGCAATAAGGCAACTTTTGAGCTGGCAGGCGATCCGCTCACCTTGGAACAACAGACCACTTATCCTTGGGACAGCAGTGTTGTACTGACGGTAACCCCGCAATCGACGAAAGACTTTGAATTGCGCCTGCGTCTACCTGGCTGGGCACAAGGACAACCGGTACCGGGAGATTTATACCGCTATGCAGATCCGAAACCTGAAAATACCCTTTTGTATATAAACGACCGGCAAGTAGACTTTAGCGTTGACTCACAAGGCTATATCAGCGTACGGCGTAACTGGGCGGCTGGGGATAGGGTACGGCTCGAACTTCCCATGACTGTACATGTCGTAAAAGCCCATGAAAAAGTAGAAGAAAATTCCTATCGCGTCGCGATTGAGCGGGGACCGTTGGTGTATTGTGCTGAAGCCATAGACAACGATGGAAGAGTGGGGAACCGCTTTTTAACCGACAATCACGACTGGCAAATCAAAGACCTTGATATATTACCGGGCAAACAAGTGCAAGCCCTGGTAACGGAAGCACAGGCACTCTATAAAGATGAGGACAAGGAACTTGTCCAAATATGCGAAGAGCCATTAACACTCATCCCTTACTATGCGTGGGCACACCGAGGCGCCGGTGAAATGCAGGTGTGGATTGCCGCTGACAAAACAACGGCAGAATTATCACCTAAACAGACGATTGCTTTCACAGAGAAGGTCTCGGCGTCCCATTGTTGGGAACACGACAGCCCGAGAGCGATGAATGATCTAAGAGAACCTGAATCATCGCAAGATTACAGTATTCCACGCTTTACGTGGTGGCCTCGTACTGGCTCCGAAGAATGGGCGGAATACACTTTCCCCAAGGAAATGACCTTAACGCAAGTAAAAGTCTATTGGTTTGATGATGCGCCGCAAGGCGGCTGCCGCGTACCCGCCAAATGGGAGATTCAATACAAGCACGGCGACGAATGGCTGCCCGTACAGCATAAAGAGCCCTATAAAACGCGAATCAACGAATATAACGAAGTTAACTTCGATCCGGTCACCACGAAGGCTTTACGCCTTGTCGTACGCCTCAGAAGAAATTTTTCAGCCGGTATATTAGAATGGCAAGTAGCTGAATAACACTGCCTTTATCGTTTATAAGAACGGAGTACTGCTGTTAAACGGAAAGAAGGGAGAAATATATCCATGACACAGTCCGGAATCTTTATTGGTGTTGATGTCGGTACGAGCGGCACGAAAGCCATTGCAATTGATCAGAACGGCACAAGATTGGCAACGGCTTTCCGCGAATATCCCTTGTCCAGCCCGAAACCAAACTGGGCGGAACAAGATCCGGCACATTGGCGAAAAGCGGCTCTAGATGTATTGGCGGAACTGTCATCCAAGATAGATTCCAAACGCGTAGCCGCCATAGGGCTTACGGGGCAAATGCATGGTTCCGTATTTTTAGACGCGAAGAATCAGGTGCTGCGACCCGCTTTATTGTGGTGCGATCAACGGACCTCGGCGCAATGCGACTATATTACGGAGAAAGCCGGGGGCGAGGCGGCTCTGGTGGCCCTCGTCGGGAGTCCAGCCCTCACGGGTTTCACCGCCCCAAAAATCCTGTGGCTCCGAGATCATGAGCCTGAATTGTTCGAAAAAACACGGAAAGTCTTATTACCCAAAGATTATATTCGTTGGGTCCTTACCGGCGAGTATGCAACCGATGTGGCGGATGCTTCGGGAACCTTGCTTTTTGATGTAAAACAACGCAAATGGCATCAAGGACTGATGACGCTCCTCGACCTCGACCCAGATCTGATGCCGCCCGCCTACGAAGGCCCTGAAATTACCGGAAAACTCAGCCCTAACATTGCGGAAGAGGTGGGCTTGCCCGCCGGAACCATCGTTGTGGCAGGGGGCGGGGATCAAGCTGCCGGTGGCGTTGGCTGCGGAATTGTGCGCACGGGCGCAGTTTCCTCCGCCTTGGGGACGAGCGGCGTTGTTTTTGCCTTTTCCAACGAAGTACAGTACGATCCTAAGGGACGGGTCCATACATTTTGCCATGCCGTTCCCGGGAAATGGCACGTTATGGGGGTCATGTTAAGCGCAGGCGGCGCCCTTCAATGGTATCGCAACCAACTCTGTTTTGAAGAATTAGAAGCTGCGAAACAGAACAATAGGGATGTCTATGACATTATTACGGAAGAAGCTGAAAAGATCCCTTGTGGCGCTGAGGGACTCCTGTTTCTGCCCTATTTGACCGGTGAGCGAGCTCCACACCGAGATCCTTACGCCAAGGCGGCATTCCTCGGGCTGTCCCTGCGCCATACGAAGGCACATATGGCAAGGGCCGTGCTGGAAGGGGTTGCCTTTGGAATGCGTGACAGCCTGGATATTATGCGCGAGATGGGCATCCCGCTGGAAGTATCACGGGTTTCAGGGGGCGGCGCGAAAAGCGCGCTGTGGCGACAAATCATGGCCGATACCGGTCGAATTGAAATTGCCCAAATCAACGTGGATGAGGGCCCTGCCTTCGGCGCTGCAATTTTAGCGGGAGTGGGGGCAAAAGCCTTTTCTTCCGTTGAAGAGGCATGCGACGCCATGATCCGGGAAACGAACAGGATTTCCATAATTGAAGAGAATGCCGCCAAATACGATGCCTATCTCCGTGAATTCCGCTTGGCATACCTAGGCTTAAAAGAACGCTTTGAAAGTCTGGCGAAACTCCTCGACTAAGGCGTTTAAAGACCTTTCCTCTGACGCAAGAGGTCGATATACATCTTCAACGACAAACCCTAGTTATTGCTTGACAAACAACCTTTGTTTTGCTTTTATTAAGATTATTGTGTTTTTTGTTTATTTTTAAGATATAAGCAACTTATGGTGAAATAGAACGATAGACGCTTAGATACATGAGATGCCTCACGAAGCATTACAGAGCGTTATTCTCCGCCTAGTTTAAGTTAAAGTGGGGGAGAGAGGAGCCTCTTCATACCTTCGCCATCCCAATCCGCCATGTTACGCAGAGTTTCTAGCATCTTTTGGCGCAGCTTCGGATCTTTGAAAAATACCCCCCCATAATTTTAAGTAGCCGGCAACAGTCCTCACCCAACAGCAAAGTTCACAAAAGATAAACTTAAAGGAAAGAATTTTTAAGGAGAAAAAATCGGCGGACCCTATCTAAGCCCTTCAAAAGAGAAGCGGGAATGACCCTCGGGGCACAATTTGATTTTAAGGGGGTTAAGAGGTCTATAGACTGGCTTAGCGCCTCAAATTCGTCAAAAGGCGGCCTTGTCTCTCATTCATACAGGCAGTAGGGCGTTATTTATTATCCACACATAACGTCCGATAATATATATTATGTTGCTTAAAGAGATAAGATAAATCTCATTAAATAGCGTCGATCTAGGGATTGATCTATCTTGATCTATGTATCAGGATCATACATTTAAGACTTCGTAACGACAAAGTAATACTCCAAATATATTTCCGTCAATTTTTAAACAAATAAACACCTAATTGCTTTTATAAGGTACCCGATGTTTTATCCTTGTGGTATTGATTAATCGTTACTGATAAAATAAGTGACTCTTAAAAAGTATTGGATATTTTCAGTATATTTTTTCCGTGTTCTATTTTTAAGCAATAGCCAGTTTTTGAAAATATTTATTCTTCTGTTTTCATAAATTGAAATCAAGAGAAATAAAGAAAGAGATGTGTTCTAAAATCAAACGCAGCATTATAATCGTTAAAAATAGAACACTCTCCCTTCTCCCCTATGTATAAAAAGGTCACTAACGCGCCCTCAAATGGTGATACACGGCATTTCTTTTAGGCTCTTCTCTTCCCCCGAATTGAGGCCCGCCCTATAGGTGGACATATTTTTTAGCAAATTCTAATATTCATTTTTCATGAAAATAATCCTTGGTGAAGACCGCTTCAAGGTCGTAGACCCTTTTGCCTTTCTCGTCAAGAGAAATGAATAGACCGCCTTTTATCTCGGAGAAAGACCTTTTATGAGCACAGCTTTCCTTTGCGAATGTGGAAGCC is a genomic window containing:
- a CDS encoding glycoside hydrolase family 127 protein is translated as MRYLASVGVVLGMVATLFTQEAAAMKDYPIAPVPFTHIQIQDNFWSPRMDTNREVTLPANFRKSEDTGRIRNFAKAGGLMDGPHEGIYFNDSDVFKIVEGAAYTLAMHPDQELDQYLDDLITLFAAAQEEDGYLYTARTIDPENASKDIGKERWENIRSAHELYNVGHMYEAAVAHFLATGKRTLLDVAIKNADLVCSVFGPDKKYAVPGHEEIEIGLMKLYRVTGDEKYFHMAQFFIEERGRSENREPFGDYCQDQKPLAEQDEAVGHAVRAGYFYAGATDVAVFTENPDFMAALDRIWRNKTERKLYLTGGIGALHRGEQFGSDYELPNATAYAETCAAIANIFWNHRMFLAKGEAKYMDVLERALYNGFLSGVALTGDAFFYVNPLASDGVSPFNQGACLRQPWFGCSCCPTNIVRLLPSLPGYIYAVKEDCVYVNLYMGNKATFELAGDPLTLEQQTTYPWDSSVVLTVTPQSTKDFELRLRLPGWAQGQPVPGDLYRYADPKPENTLLYINDRQVDFSVDSQGYISVRRNWAAGDRVRLELPMTVHVVKAHEKVEENSYRVAIERGPLVYCAEAIDNDGRVGNRFLTDNHDWQIKDLDILPGKQVQALVTEAQALYKDEDKELVQICEEPLTLIPYYAWAHRGAGEMQVWIAADKTTAELSPKQTIAFTEKVSASHCWEHDSPRAMNDLREPESSQDYSIPRFTWWPRTGSEEWAEYTFPKEMTLTQVKVYWFDDAPQGGCRVPAKWEIQYKHGDEWLPVQHKEPYKTRINEYNEVNFDPVTTKALRLVVRLRRNFSAGILEWQVAE
- the xylB gene encoding xylulokinase, whose amino-acid sequence is MTQSGIFIGVDVGTSGTKAIAIDQNGTRLATAFREYPLSSPKPNWAEQDPAHWRKAALDVLAELSSKIDSKRVAAIGLTGQMHGSVFLDAKNQVLRPALLWCDQRTSAQCDYITEKAGGEAALVALVGSPALTGFTAPKILWLRDHEPELFEKTRKVLLPKDYIRWVLTGEYATDVADASGTLLFDVKQRKWHQGLMTLLDLDPDLMPPAYEGPEITGKLSPNIAEEVGLPAGTIVVAGGGDQAAGGVGCGIVRTGAVSSALGTSGVVFAFSNEVQYDPKGRVHTFCHAVPGKWHVMGVMLSAGGALQWYRNQLCFEELEAAKQNNRDVYDIITEEAEKIPCGAEGLLFLPYLTGERAPHRDPYAKAAFLGLSLRHTKAHMARAVLEGVAFGMRDSLDIMREMGIPLEVSRVSGGGAKSALWRQIMADTGRIEIAQINVDEGPAFGAAILAGVGAKAFSSVEEACDAMIRETNRISIIEENAAKYDAYLREFRLAYLGLKERFESLAKLLD